One window from the genome of Engraulis encrasicolus isolate BLACKSEA-1 chromosome 16, IST_EnEncr_1.0, whole genome shotgun sequence encodes:
- the helt gene encoding hairy and enhancer of split-related protein helt: MASRMKDRKRTPVSHKVIEKRRRDRINRCLNELGKTVPMALAKQNSGKLEKAEILEMTVQYLRALHSADFPRGREKGELFAEFANYFHYGYHECMKNLVHYLTTVERMETKDNKYARILTFLQSKSRVVTDPLFSSLGALPDTSDYLCQLHSSSEYHSPSPSESMFQQSPTGHFSWHSSSRSPTIGYSPVSLSTPPQQHPGYLSPVQGLDHHYINFIGHSHPNAFSLHTAQHAAL, translated from the exons ATGGCGTCCAGGATGAAGGACCGCAAA AGAACTCCAGTCTCGCATAAGGTGATAGAGAAGCGCAGACGGGACCGCATAAACCGCTGTTTGAATGAACTCGGGAAAACTGTTCCAATGGCGCTCGCTAAACAG AACTCTGGAAAGTTGGAGAAAGCAGAAATTCTGGAAATGACAGTCCAGTACCTCAGAGCCCTCCACTCTGCTGATTTCCcccgaggaagagagaaag GAGAACTGTTTGCAGAGTTCGCCAACTATTTCCACTATGGATACCACGAGTGTATGAAAAACCTTGTCCACTACCTCACCACCGTGGAGCGGATGGAGACTAAAGACAACAAGTACGCAAGGATTTTAACGTTCCTGCAATCCAAGTCCCGCGTCGTCACGGACCCCCTGTTCAGCAGTTTAGGCGCGCTTCCCGACACCTCAGACTATTTGTGCCAATTGCACTCTTCCTCAGAATACCACAGTCCCAGCCCGTCTGAGTCCATGTTCCAACAGAGCCCCACTGGACACTTTTCATGGCACAGTTCATCGCGGAGTCCAACCATCGGCTACTCGCCGGTATCTTTATCAACcccaccacagcaacaccccGGATACTTGTCACCGGTGCAAGGACTTGATCACCATTATATCAACTTCATCGGTCACTCGCACCCAAACGCATTCAGTTTGCACACAGCCCAGCACGCTGCTTTGTAA